ACAGGTGAAGAACTTTGGTATGGTGGtgattttttatgtaaatcatTCTCATAGCACAGCTTGCTCACAGACCCACTTTTAGTAACATGCAGACAACAGATTTTCAAAGATTtgctttgttgtttaatttcacacaggatgggtgggcagacactccagagactcaattgtttgtatacaagcGATTGAAATGTCAATTTTCCCTATGTCCCCTTGAACCCCCCCCCCTTGAACATGCAGTTTCTTCACCGTTATTATTCATGGACCAAATAAATCACCACCAAGACGACTTGGGCATACTCAAACACGGACTATTCATcatggtgaaaatgtatgtttggtaAGGGTCACAAGGCTTCAGTTAGCTGCCTGATACTAATTTACAATCAAAACACTTTGACATGCCTCAGAAACAGATGTCAGGGTGAATGAGTCACAAGTACTTTGTTTcgttgttttgactttttggcCCAAAACCTCTACCCACCAGTCCCAAAACTTGCCCTTAAACTTGCCCAAAACTTGGCCTCGATTGGATGAttaagcttctcaccctatgtctaagagagagcccggacatcctgcagacgaaactcatttcagctgcttgtatccgcaatcttgttctttcagtcacaaccTATAggtcgtgaccgtaggtgagagtaggaatgtagattaaccggtaaattgagagctttgccttttggctcagccccttcttcaccacgacagaccgatacagagtccacaTTGCAGCaccaatctgcctgtcgatctcaaactccatttttccctcactcgtgaacaagaccccaagatacttgaactgctccacttggggcaggatctcctccctgagtcggagagggcactccacccttacATACACCAGCTCGCCCTTTCAGTTACCCCCCCCGACAAGCTTGCTGGGCCCTCTTCCTAAGCCGattcaatttcagcctctccatCTGACCTGGATCACGCAACAGTAAACCTGACGCCTTATCCTGCATGTTCTTGCTCCCCCTACAGCCCTGCTGAACATGAGACTATCAtcccttcctcctgcttcgtTGGTGCTGCCTCATGAAAAATAGAACGAATTGTCAAACGTGCTCAACAGACTCCCGCTGACCCCAAGACCAGACCTTTTCGTACCCGATTCTGCATGTTCTGACGTCCTGCAGTGGGCCCACAATTCCAAGCTCACGTGTCATCCCGGTATCACCTGCACAATCCAATTCATTCAACATTTCTGGTGGTCCAGTCTGGTCAAAGACACCCGGGAATTTGTCCAAGGCTGCGCCGTCTGCGCCCACCGGAAGGCTTCACACCTGCCTCCAACTGGTCTGCCGCGCTCCTTACCCATCCCGGGccgcccctggtcccacatCGCGTTAGACTTCATCACCGGCCTGcccccttctgaaggtaacattATCATTTTCACTAGTCGATCGTTTTTctaaatatgtccattacatacccctTCCCAAGTTACCCTCTActtttgaaactgctaacctccttgttcaTCATGTTTTCAAACGCCACGGTATCCCCATCGACATTGTCTCGCACCGAGGCCCCCAGTTCTCCCTGGTCTGGAAATAATTTTGTAAAGCAGTGGGCACAGTAGCCAGCTTGTCTTCAGGGTACCATCCAAAGACCAACAGCCAGACGGAGCGGGTGAATCAATCCCTGGCGTCACCCCTTCGCTGCGTTGCCACACGCAACCCCActtcctggagctcattccttcCATGGGTCGAATacacccacaactccctcaccagctccgccaccgGTACGTCTCCGTTCATGGCCTACTACAGGTTCCAAACTCAGttaaggaacaggagcatgCGGTGGCGGTTCCTGCAGTAAGGGATCACCTGAGAAGGGTCAAGTCtgtgtggaaggacgtcaggacGGCCTTAGTTCGATCGGCGGAGAGGAATAAACGGCTCGCAGGCCTTCGTCGTTCCCCTGcacctgagtacaaggtgggtcagtccgTTTGGttttcctcccgtgacctcccactccaaaCAGAATCCTGCAAACTCTCCTCACGCTTTATCGGTCCGTTTCCCATCACTAAGATAATCAATCCCACGTCCTTTCAACTCCAACTCCCGCAGTCTCTTGAAATTCATCCGCTCTTTCAGGTGTCattgcttaagcctgtctccatCCTCGATGTGAGGCCCAGGGGGAGGGGTTACCAGTACCGGGTGGACTGGGAGGCGTATGGTCCGGAGGAGCGTTCCTGGATTTTCAGGAAGCTTATCCTTGACGACTCCCTGCTATCAGACTTTTATGCGGCTCACCCGGGGGAAGCCTGGGAGGACACCGGGAGGCGTCCGTTAAGAGGGGAGTACCGTCATGAGC
This window of the Phyllopteryx taeniolatus isolate TA_2022b chromosome 21, UOR_Ptae_1.2, whole genome shotgun sequence genome carries:
- the LOC133471037 gene encoding uncharacterized protein LOC133471037; translated protein: MGRIHPQLPHQLRHRYVSVHGLLQVPNSVKEQEHAVAVPAVRDHLRRVKSVWKDVRTALVRSAERNKRLAGLRRSPAPEYKVSLLKPVSILDVRPRGRGYQYRVDWEAYGPEERSWIFRKLILDDSLLSDFYAAHPGEAWEDTGRRPLRGEYRHEPSCSTTVGAWVALCAISSSLSPLPSLSFQHLFWPRSCHQSALVTTCRKA